The segment CTTTACAATTATGCGTTTTATCGCATCAATCGGAATGGGCGGTTTAATGCCGAACGTTATTGCCATGATGACCGACTATTCCCCTAAGAAAAATAGAGCATTAATCGTAGCGACGATGTATTGCGGTTATTCTGTCGGCGGAATCTTCGCTTCACTGCTTGGCATGTACTTGTTGGAGGATTTCGGCTGGAGAATTCTATACTGGCTTGGCATTCTGCCATTATTCACATTGCCAATCTTTTTGAAGAAGTTCCCTGAATCAATTTCCTATTACACAGCGCGCAAGCAAAAGGACAAAATAGCGAATATCATGAACCAAATAGATCCGAGTGGCAATTATAAAGAAACAGATGAGTATGTATTTGCAACAGGAAAAGAAGCTGAAAGTGGCGCACCACTAAAAAAACTATTCTCAAACGGACGTGCTATCAGTACTTTTGCTTTCTGGATTTTCGTTGTCTGCAGTCTTCTAATGGTTTCTGGCTTAAACACATGGCTGCCAAAAATCATGCAAGAATCAGGCTATGGCTTAACATCCGCTCTTTCGTTTACACTTGTATTGAGTGTCGGCCAAATTATCGGATCATTGCTTGGCGGCTATCTCGTTGATAAAATCGGACATCGAAATGTCCTTGTTTCCATGCTGCTGATTGGCGCAGTTTGCTTCGTCGCACTAAGCCTAACATCAAATGCATTGCTGCTTTATGTTTTAATCGCATTAGGAGGAGCCTGCACTGGTGGTACACAAAACCTGGCAAATCCTTATATCTCTGAGTTTTATCCGAAAGAAATCCGCTCTACAGGAGTCGGCATTACAGTTGGATTTGGGCGGATTGGATCCATACTCGCCCCAATCATTATCGGCTTGTTACTTGCCACAAACCTTGAACCAAAAAGTGCCTTTATGGCCTTTGCGATTCCGAGTATTCTTGGAGGAGCAGTCCTGCTCCTAGTTCGAGAGAAGTATGGAAGCTTCGACCGCCTTGGTGCAACGCGAGATAATATTGTGTTGAAGGTAACTGATGAGGTTGGAAGCAGATAATTGTTTGAAGTAGGCAACGACATCGTTCGTTGCCTACTTGTTATTTATTTCTAATTTTACCATTTGAACACTATTCAACATGTACCAGTCTGAAAAACAAAAACCCATAAATGACACTCCGGCTATTCCAAATAAAAAACTCCACAAAGCA is part of the Niallia taxi genome and harbors:
- a CDS encoding MFS transporter translates to MTTKSTTIKARSINPSAVIAASKFNRFHLLVYLWCVYAIAFDGFDIAMYGVGLPLMMEDFKLTSVEAGAVGSYTLVGMMLGSFILGPVADIIGRKKVLAICMFLFSVFTLGSGLAPTVTIFTIMRFIASIGMGGLMPNVIAMMTDYSPKKNRALIVATMYCGYSVGGIFASLLGMYLLEDFGWRILYWLGILPLFTLPIFLKKFPESISYYTARKQKDKIANIMNQIDPSGNYKETDEYVFATGKEAESGAPLKKLFSNGRAISTFAFWIFVVCSLLMVSGLNTWLPKIMQESGYGLTSALSFTLVLSVGQIIGSLLGGYLVDKIGHRNVLVSMLLIGAVCFVALSLTSNALLLYVLIALGGACTGGTQNLANPYISEFYPKEIRSTGVGITVGFGRIGSILAPIIIGLLLATNLEPKSAFMAFAIPSILGGAVLLLVREKYGSFDRLGATRDNIVLKVTDEVGSR